The following is a genomic window from Streptomyces sp. NBC_01381.
TAGAGCACGGCGTCGCCCTCGCTCCCGGCGTCCTGAAGGGCCTGCGTGACCGCTGCCGTGTTGTCGAGGCGGCTGTCCGGAGTACGTAGATGCGCGCTGTAGGGGGCCAGAGCGATCAGGGCGGCAGCGGCGGCGACCACAGCGATGGTGGTCCGCCGGCGTCCGCCGCGCGACACCTGGTCGAGGAGCGCCCCGATGAGCAGCGCGAGCCCGGCGATGCCGTACAGGACGTAACGGTCCGCGTAGAGCGGCTTGACCGGGGCGATGAGCAGCAGCGCGAGCGTGGGGGTGACGAGCAGCGCCAGGGCGGGCCGACGCAGCCCGATCGGCCGCCCCGCATCCGCCGCCCGCCCGCCGAGCCTGCCGAGGAGCGCCGCGCAGACCACCCCGGCCACGCACAGACCGGTGGCTCCCGCGTACTGGCTCAGGTCGACGTGGAGCCATCCCACCTGTTCCTTCTGCCGCTGGCTCAGCACGGCGAGCGGCGCGAGACCCGTGACCACGACCGCCGCGGCCCGGGCCCACGGCCGGCGCGCGGTCCACGGCACCGTCAGGGCGTGCGCGGGCAGCGCGAACACCGCGAACTCGTGCAGCAGGCACGTCACCAGCATCAGCGCGCCGTACCAGCGCCACAGGCGGCGCGCCCGGCGTCCGTCGGCCGATGCCGCGCGCACCAGCACGTACGTCGCCCAGACGACAAGGGCGCACACCATCGCGTACGAACGGCCCTCCTGTGCGAAACGCTGGATCGAAGGGATCACCGCGAACACGGCCCCGGCGAGCAGCCCGGCCCGCGGACCGGCGAGGTGCCGCCCGAGCATCGCCACACCGGCGGTGGCCACGCTCATCGCGAGCACGGACGGGATCCGCATCACGAGCAACGGGTCGGCACGGCCGAAGAGTTCACAGATCCCGTAGAGGCCGTACATGAGTAAGTAGTAGAGCCCGTGCACGGCGTCCGCGTTTCCCAGCGTGTGCCAGAGGTCGGACAGGCCGCGGTGCGCGACGTCGTACGTGACCGCTTCGTCCCGCCACATGCTTCCGCCGCGGCGTACGCCCCAGAGGCCCAGGGCGAGAGTCAGCAGCACGCCTGGCAGGACGGCGGGTAACCACCGTGTGCGATCCCTTAGTTGAACGGCGTGCTCGGACTGGCGCGCGGATGCTTGCGGCCGGTCGGAAAGGCTGGACCGAGTGGTGGTGGCGATGGCGGGCTCCCCGTGCGTGTGCGGTCGGCTGTGCGGATCCGGGCCCAAGAACGGGACCGGAAAGCCGAGTTCAGCGGCGCACGGATTGATTGGCAGCCCTGTTTCGCCGCACCGATCAATTGCTAACGTGGTCTCGGATCTTGACCAGAGGGGGCTGGGAGGGGCAGGGGATGGGGCGTCGGGAGAAGCCGCTCGAGCCGACGGCGGGCCCGGTACAGCGGTTCGCGTACGAACTCCGCAAGCTCCGCGTCGACGCGGGCAGCCCCACCTACCGG
Proteins encoded in this region:
- a CDS encoding glycosyltransferase family 39 protein, with product MLLTLALGLWGVRRGGSMWRDEAVTYDVAHRGLSDLWHTLGNADAVHGLYYLLMYGLYGICELFGRADPLLVMRIPSVLAMSVATAGVAMLGRHLAGPRAGLLAGAVFAVIPSIQRFAQEGRSYAMVCALVVWATYVLVRAASADGRRARRLWRWYGALMLVTCLLHEFAVFALPAHALTVPWTARRPWARAAAVVVTGLAPLAVLSQRQKEQVGWLHVDLSQYAGATGLCVAGVVCAALLGRLGGRAADAGRPIGLRRPALALLVTPTLALLLIAPVKPLYADRYVLYGIAGLALLIGALLDQVSRGGRRRTTIAVVAAAAALIALAPYSAHLRTPDSRLDNTAAVTQALQDAGSEGDAVLYMPLRRRVWSLPHPQAVAELDDLALDRRPAPSHTLYGTEVGADVIRARMLTRTRIVFVTDPSRDPVDQIPRETVKRDVLKDHFEQCHTRSDRGWRVTLYARPGHCPASP